One window of the Pleurocapsa minor HA4230-MV1 genome contains the following:
- a CDS encoding amino acid adenylation domain-containing protein, whose amino-acid sequence MSLENTRNMNTIDLQDDFSAEKLELLAFLLEEEGIEVSATETITPRKTNDNLSLSYAQQRLWFLQQLEPDNPFYNIPSALGLRGCLNVPILESCFNQIIQRHEILRTKFTSIDGQATQIITPELNITLPVIDLSNLPAKERETEARRLINLEAQTPFNLEIPPLLRTSLLRLDEAKYILLFTMHHIVSDGWSTDILVGEVVTLYESLINQQPSTLPELTIQYADYATWQRQWLQGEVLNQQLNFWQQQLADIPSILPLPLDKPRPHIQSYRGTKQTFVISPELTNALKNLSQQENCTLFMILLAAFKVLLYRYTATEDIVVGSPIANRNRTEVEALIGFFVNTLVLRTNLADHPSFLAVLARVKDCTLSAYANQDVPFDLIIESVKSDRSLSHTPLFQVMFVLQNAPQSNMELPDLTWESLEIEATTTKFDLSLLIEETATELKACWEYSTDLFNPDTISRLSEHFQTLLSGIVANPEQSITQLPLLTAKEQQLLVEWNATQAEYPLDKSIHQLFAEQVVKSPDAVAVVFEDSQLTYRELNSQANQLAHYLQQNGVKPGIIVGICCDRSLAMVVSLLAVLKAGGAYLPLDPSYPPERLQFMVEDSNLAVLLTQTKLLDLFSNSPAKIICLDREKDKIAQNSAVNPVNSVTPENLAYVIYTSGSTGKPKGVMIPHRALTNHMLWMQTELPLNSSDKVLQKTPFSFDASVWEFYAPLLVGGRLIVAKPDGHQDPSYLTELIIQEQITILQLVPSMLRVLLEEEIDNCKSLRRVFCGGENLPGELQQRFYRQFKHCELYNLYGPTEATIDTTYYLCPRQTEPINSIGKPISNVQVYILDADLQPVPIGIPGEIYIGGAGLAQGYINQPELTAEKFIPNPLKNPVRANGHSPLQNLKLYKTGDKARYLPTLKGSASHNGNIEFLGRIDHQVKLRGFRIELEEIETKLEQHPKVKQAVVEVKEDDNRQRLIAYLIGANNISLASKELRSYLQDRLPEYMIPGEFVCLESFPLTPNGKIDRHALPIPKITSDRELSATPRNQIESTLVNIWQEVLQVDNIGIHDNFFELGGDSIMSLQVIAKARSAGIQLTPKQIFQYQTIADLGTVANTTNTTTTQSAEQVLATGVIPLTPIQQRFFAQQFTDSHHWNQSVILEVNDCNPKLLEQAIQHLWEHHDVLRSRSVGFAQSHFVENNSGWQCEVSVISHQLSVPQGHNIISYQLSKLSQDRQKQKIKAIASQLQASFNLSQGQLIKIVWFDLGKHQSSRLLIIAHHLIIDGVSWRILLEDLATAYQQLSQGETVKLPAKTTSYKYWAEQLQTYAQSETAIEELDYWLNLLQVTDHRDKLKILPVDFPRGENTVAAEVTLSVSLTQEETQALLSEVPSAYQTQINDVLLTALVQAFQEWTGSNSLLIELEGHGREDILDNIDLSRTVGWFTTIFPVLLDLGNNSHPGESLKTIKEQLRSIPQRGINYGVLRYLSHDASIREKLENLPQAAVRFNYLGQIDQITNNSSLFQPANESTGDNQSLRGHRDCSIEINSAIANGQLFLDWTYSQELYRETTMQQLAEGFIEKLRSLISHCQSPNSGGYTPSDFLQMQFDAAELDLLLSELDS is encoded by the coding sequence ATGAGTTTAGAAAATACCAGAAATATGAATACAATAGATCTACAAGATGACTTTTCTGCCGAAAAACTAGAATTATTAGCATTTTTGCTAGAAGAAGAAGGAATAGAAGTATCTGCCACAGAAACTATTACTCCTCGTAAAACTAACGATAATTTATCTCTTTCTTATGCCCAACAACGTCTGTGGTTTCTGCAACAGCTAGAACCAGATAATCCTTTTTATAATATTCCTTCTGCTTTGGGTTTGCGGGGTTGTTTAAATGTACCTATCTTAGAAAGTTGTTTTAATCAAATTATTCAACGCCATGAAATTTTACGCACGAAATTCACTAGCATTGATGGACAAGCAACGCAGATAATTACTCCAGAATTAAATATCACCTTACCAGTTATCGATTTAAGTAACCTGCCAGCTAAGGAAAGAGAAACAGAGGCAAGAAGATTAATTAATCTTGAGGCACAAACCCCGTTTAATTTAGAAATACCGCCTTTACTACGAACTTCTTTACTTCGTCTCGATGAGGCAAAGTATATCTTACTCTTTACCATGCACCATATTGTCAGTGATGGTTGGTCAACAGATATCTTGGTGGGTGAAGTAGTTACGCTGTATGAAAGTTTAATTAATCAGCAGCCTTCAACATTACCCGAACTTACTATCCAGTATGCCGATTATGCAACTTGGCAACGACAATGGTTACAAGGAGAAGTATTAAACCAACAACTCAATTTTTGGCAACAGCAACTAGCCGATATTCCTTCAATTTTACCTTTACCTCTAGATAAACCTCGACCTCATATTCAATCTTATCGAGGTACAAAACAAACTTTTGTAATTTCTCCCGAATTAACGAACGCCCTGAAAAACCTTAGCCAGCAAGAAAATTGTACTTTATTTATGATTTTGTTGGCAGCATTTAAAGTGCTGTTATATCGCTACACTGCTACCGAAGATATAGTAGTCGGTTCGCCTATAGCCAATCGCAACCGTACAGAAGTCGAAGCTTTAATTGGCTTTTTCGTGAATACTTTGGTGTTGCGGACAAATTTAGCCGATCATCCTAGTTTTTTAGCAGTATTAGCCAGAGTCAAAGATTGCACTCTATCAGCTTATGCCAATCAAGATGTACCCTTCGATTTAATTATAGAATCAGTAAAAAGCGATCGCAGTCTGAGTCATACGCCTTTATTCCAAGTCATGTTTGTGCTGCAAAATGCCCCGCAGTCAAATATGGAACTACCAGACTTAACCTGGGAATCTTTAGAAATAGAAGCTACAACTACCAAGTTCGACCTAAGCCTGTTAATTGAAGAAACTGCCACAGAATTAAAGGCTTGTTGGGAATATAGCACCGATTTATTTAATCCTGACACCATCAGCCGTTTGAGTGAACATTTTCAGACGTTGCTATCTGGTATTGTCGCTAACCCAGAACAATCTATTACTCAACTACCTTTGTTGACAGCTAAAGAACAACAATTACTGGTAGAGTGGAATGCTACTCAAGCTGAGTATCCCTTAGATAAATCTATTCATCAACTGTTTGCCGAACAAGTAGTCAAGTCACCCGATGCTGTGGCTGTAGTATTTGAAGATTCTCAGTTAACTTATCGAGAATTAAACAGTCAAGCTAACCAATTAGCCCACTATTTACAACAAAATGGCGTAAAACCAGGGATTATCGTCGGTATTTGCTGCGATCGCTCTTTAGCAATGGTTGTCTCTTTGCTAGCCGTTCTCAAAGCAGGTGGCGCATATTTACCCCTAGATCCTAGCTATCCTCCAGAACGTTTGCAGTTTATGGTGGAAGATAGCAATTTAGCCGTCTTATTAACTCAAACCAAGCTATTAGATTTATTCTCTAATTCTCCAGCCAAGATTATTTGTCTCGATCGAGAAAAAGACAAAATCGCTCAAAATTCTGCTGTTAATCCAGTTAATAGCGTTACTCCTGAGAATTTAGCCTACGTCATTTATACATCAGGTTCGACGGGGAAACCCAAAGGTGTCATGATTCCTCATCGCGCCCTTACTAACCATATGCTATGGATGCAAACAGAATTACCCTTAAATTCATCAGATAAAGTTTTACAAAAAACTCCCTTTAGTTTCGATGCTTCTGTCTGGGAATTTTATGCACCTTTATTAGTAGGTGGGAGATTAATTGTAGCCAAACCAGATGGACATCAAGATCCGAGTTATTTAACTGAGTTAATCATTCAAGAACAGATTACTATTCTACAATTAGTCCCCTCTATGCTGCGAGTATTGTTAGAAGAAGAAATCGATAACTGTAAATCTTTACGCAGAGTATTTTGTGGCGGGGAAAATTTACCTGGGGAATTACAACAACGTTTTTATCGCCAATTTAAACACTGTGAATTATATAATCTCTATGGCCCTACTGAAGCTACTATCGATACTACCTATTATTTATGTCCCCGACAAACAGAACCGATTAATTCTATTGGTAAACCCATTAGTAATGTTCAAGTTTATATCTTAGATGCTGATTTACAACCAGTACCCATTGGCATTCCAGGAGAAATTTATATAGGTGGGGCAGGTTTAGCGCAAGGATATATTAATCAGCCTGAATTAACCGCCGAAAAATTTATCCCCAATCCTTTGAAAAATCCTGTAAGGGCGAATGGCCATTCGCCCCTACAAAATCTGAAATTATACAAAACAGGAGACAAAGCCCGCTATCTCCCTACCCTAAAGGGTAGCGCTTCGCATAACGGAAATATAGAATTTTTAGGCAGAATCGATCATCAAGTAAAACTGCGGGGTTTTCGGATTGAATTGGAGGAAATTGAAACCAAACTAGAACAACATCCCAAAGTTAAACAAGCTGTAGTTGAAGTTAAAGAAGATGATAATCGTCAGCGTTTAATTGCTTATCTGATCGGGGCAAATAATATTTCACTGGCATCGAAGGAATTGCGTAGTTATTTACAAGATAGGCTGCCAGAATATATGATTCCTGGGGAATTTGTCTGTTTAGAATCTTTCCCCTTAACACCTAACGGCAAAATAGATCGCCACGCTTTACCGATACCAAAAATAACAAGCGATCGCGAATTAAGCGCAACTCCCCGTAATCAAATTGAATCTACTCTAGTCAATATTTGGCAGGAGGTTCTACAAGTAGACAATATCGGCATTCACGATAATTTCTTTGAACTCGGTGGTGATTCTATTATGAGTCTGCAAGTCATTGCTAAAGCGAGAAGTGCAGGTATACAACTTACTCCGAAACAGATTTTTCAATATCAAACTATTGCCGATTTAGGGACAGTAGCCAATACAACTAATACAACTACAACCCAATCAGCAGAACAAGTTTTAGCTACGGGTGTTATCCCTCTAACTCCGATTCAACAGCGATTTTTTGCCCAACAATTTACGGATTCTCATCATTGGAATCAATCAGTAATTTTAGAAGTAAATGATTGTAATCCCAAGTTATTAGAACAAGCCATACAACATCTCTGGGAACATCATGATGTATTGCGATCGCGCAGCGTGGGCTTCGCCCAATCGCATTTTGTAGAAAACAATTCTGGTTGGCAATGCGAGGTTTCAGTTATCAGTCATCAGTTATCAGTACCACAAGGGCATAACATCATCAGTTATCAGTTATCAAAACTATCTCAGGATCGGCAAAAACAAAAAATAAAAGCGATCGCATCTCAATTACAAGCTAGTTTTAATTTAAGTCAAGGGCAATTAATCAAAATTGTTTGGTTCGATCTAGGTAAGCATCAATCTAGCCGATTGCTAATTATTGCTCATCATTTAATTATCGATGGGGTTTCTTGGCGAATTTTACTGGAAGATTTAGCCACTGCTTATCAACAATTAAGCCAAGGGGAAACGGTTAAACTACCAGCTAAGACTACTTCTTATAAGTATTGGGCGGAACAATTGCAAACATACGCCCAGTCTGAAACGGCGATCGAAGAATTGGATTATTGGCTGAATTTATTACAGGTAACAGATCATAGAGATAAGTTGAAAATTCTACCTGTAGACTTTCCTCGCGGTGAAAATACCGTAGCAGCCGAAGTTACTTTATCGGTGAGTCTTACCCAAGAAGAGACACAAGCCCTGTTATCGGAAGTTCCATCGGCGTATCAGACTCAAATTAATGATGTTTTACTCACTGCCTTAGTGCAAGCTTTTCAAGAGTGGACGGGTAGTAATTCTTTGTTAATCGAACTAGAGGGACATGGTAGAGAGGATATCTTAGATAATATCGATTTGTCGCGTACAGTAGGCTGGTTTACGACTATATTTCCAGTTTTATTGGATTTAGGCAATAATTCTCATCCAGGGGAAAGCTTGAAAACCATCAAAGAACAATTGCGTAGTATTCCTCAGCGAGGGATTAATTACGGTGTACTGCGCTATTTAAGCCATGACGCATCAATTAGAGAAAAGCTAGAAAACTTGCCCCAAGCAGCAGTTAGATTCAACTATTTAGGGCAAATAGACCAAATAACTAATAATTCATCTTTATTTCAACCTGCAAACGAATCTACTGGAGATAATCAAAGCCTGAGAGGACATCGAGATTGCTCGATCGAAATTAATAGTGCGATCGCCAATGGTCAATTATTCCTAGATTGGACTTATAGCCAAGAATTATATCGAGAAACCACCATGCAACAACTAGCTGAAGGATTTATTGAGAAACTGCGATCGCTAATATCCCATTGTCAATCTCCAAACTCTGGAGGCTATACCCCATCAGACTTTCTCCAAATGCAATTCGATGCAGCCGAACTAGATTTATTACTTTCCGAACTCGATAGTTGA